The bacterium genomic sequence AAACACCTGAAAACATAGAAATATTAAAAGAAAAAGAAGATCAACTTAAAGAATATAGAAAATTAATAAGAAAAATTAATAGAAGGATTAATAATAATATTAATGGCATAAACAATATTTATATAAAGGCTTATCCTGGGTGGGAGTTTTCCGATTCATTTAAAACTGGAAGCTTAAAACGGTTTTTGAATTTTTTAACAAAAGAGGAAATTATTGAAGCTTTAAAGATAGCAATCAGTCGTTTGGGAAACGATAATGATAGGGTAATTAAATATTTTTGTGGGGTTTGTTGGCAGAAAATAAAGGACAAGCGCAATGAATAAAGATTTTAGAGTTGCCGTATCGTTTCCGCACCATCCTAAAACAAAAAAACTCATACGACAGTTAGGTTATGAGGCTGTTTATTCATTAATTAATTTATGGTCGTTTGTTGCTATGAATAAACCAAGTGGTGTTTTAAATAATATGGATATTGATGATATTGAAATTGCTTCTGACTGGAATGGGGAATGCTCAAAGTTCGTTTTAGCATTACTTGAGCATAAATTTATAGATGAAATAAGT encodes the following:
- a CDS encoding HNH endonuclease produces the protein MTKKTIKRKSISKKLRFDVFKRDNFQCVYCGKTPPEITLEIDHIEPISKGGDNDINNLVSSCFDCNRGKRNVRLTKKPNKTPENIEILKEKEDQLKEYRKLIRKINRRINNNINGINNIYIKAYPGWEFSDSFKTGSLKRFLNFLTKEEIIEALKIAISRLGNDNDRVIKYFCGVCWQKIKDKRNE